A window of Perognathus longimembris pacificus isolate PPM17 chromosome 6, ASM2315922v1, whole genome shotgun sequence contains these coding sequences:
- the Irf4 gene encoding LOW QUALITY PROTEIN: interferon regulatory factor 4 (The sequence of the model RefSeq protein was modified relative to this genomic sequence to represent the inferred CDS: inserted 1 base in 1 codon) gives MNLEGGSRGGEFGMSTVSCGNGKLRQWLIDQIDSGKYPGLVWENEEKSIFRIPWKHAGKQDYNREEDAALFKAWALFKGKFREGIDKPDPPTWKTRLRCALNKSNDFEELVERSQLDISDPYKVYRIVPEGAKKGAKQLPLEDPQMTMGHPYTMTSYTSLPAQVHNYMMPPHDRSWRDYIPEQPHSEIPYQCPVTFGARGHHWQGPACENGCQVTGTFYACAPPESQAPGIPIEPSIRSAEALALSGELSLHICLYYREILVKELTTSSPEGCRISHGHTYDASNLDQVLFPXPEDNGQRKNIEKLLSHLERGVVLWMAPDGLYAKRLCQSRIYWDGPLALCSDRPNKLERDQTCKLFDTQQFLSELQPFAHHGRPLPRFQVTLCFGEEFPDPQRQRKLITAHVEPLLARQLYYFAQQNSGHFLRGYDLPEHITSPEDYHRSIRHSSIQE, from the exons ATGAACTTGGAGGGCGGCAGCCGAGGCGGAGAGTTCGGCATGAGCACCGTGAGCTGCGGTAATGGGAAACTCCGCCAGTGGCTGATCGACCAAATTGACAGTGGCAAGTACCCCGGGCTGGTGTGGGAAAACGAGGAGAAGAGCATCTTCCGCATCCCGTGGAAGCACGCAGGAAAACAGGACTACAACCGCGAGGAAGACGCCGCCCTCTTCAAG GCTTGGGCACTATTTAAAGGAAAATTTCGAGAAGGCATCGATAAGCCAGACCCTCCTACCTGGAAAACACGATTACGATGTGCTTTGAACAAGAGCAATGACTTTGAGGAATTGGTTGAGAGGAGCCAGCTTGATATTTCTGACCCATATAAGGTGTACCGGATTGTTCCAGAGGGAGCCAAGAAAG gagcaaagcagcTTCCTCTGGAAGACCCACAGATGACCATGGGCCACCCATATACCATGACATCTTATACCTCACTCCCTGCCCAG GTTCATAACTACATGATGCCACCCCATGACAGAAGCTGGAGGGATTATATCCCAGAACAGCCACACTCAGAAATCCCATATCAATGTCCTGTGACATTTGGTGCTCGTGGCCACCATTGGCAAGGCCCGGCATGTGAAAATG GTTGCCAGGTGACAGGAACCTTTTATGCTTGTGCCCCACCTGAATCTCAGGCTCCTGGAATCCCAATAGAGCCAAGCATAAGGTCTGCTGAAGCCCTGGCGCTGTCAGGTGA ACTGTCGCTGCACATCTGCCTATACTACCGAGAAATCTTGGTGAAGGAACTAACCACATCCAGCCCCGAGGGTTGCCGAATTTCCCACGGACACACCTATGATGCCAGCAACCTGGACCAGGTCCTATTCC TACCAGAAGACAATGGGCAGAGGAAGAACATTGAAAAGCTGCTGAGTCACCTTGAGAGGGGTGTGGTCCTGTGGATGGCCCCAGATGGGCTTTATGCCAAAAGATTGTGCCAGAGCAGGATCTACTGGGATGGGCCTCTGGCACTGTGCAGTGATCGACCCAACAAGTTGGAGAGAGACCAGACCTGCAAGCTCTTTGACACACAGCAGTTTCTGTCAG AGCTGCAGCCATTTGCTCACCACGGCCGGCCCCTGCCAAGATTCCAGGTGACTCTGTGCTTTGGGGAGGAGTTTCCAGACCCCCAGAGGCAGAGGAAGCTCATCACAGCCCAC GTGGAACCTCTGCTAGCCAGACAACTTTATTATTTTGCTCAACAAAACAGTGGACATTTCCTGAGAGGCTATGATTTACCTGAACACATTACCAGTCCTGAGGACTACCACAGATCCATCCGCCATTCTTCCATACAGGAGTGA